In Pagrus major chromosome 23, Pma_NU_1.0, the genomic window AATAATGacataatatataatacatttatttgatatatgaTGTGTATAATAATGTCATCTATATTTGATATACATAATGTGAGGAAGGATTGCTGAAATgtgtctttctcctcctttttagCTGCTCCAAGCACTGGTACATAACAGCACATTTAGACGCACATCAAAATCCAAGAGGCAGCTGCCTTGACTGGGTTTTCACAAATGTCGACTCACACAGTGACCTGAACTTAACGCACCACAGCCTGGCTGACAGTCAGCTTGTTCTTTTAGAGAATGGTAAAAGCACACAACGGTTGTATAAAGCACTGAATTtataacacaataaaatgaaagCGTCTTTGTGAAAGGAATGCTGCACAATAATAATTTTTTCTGGAttagtttgttttcattactgttGTTAGCCAAAATCGtgattgaaaataaaattagtTTAATTGCCCGGCCCTAATAGCAGATAAAGCACATGTATAAATAATACCATTCATAATGGCTGCATTTCATTCATGCCAGCACCCAGCTGCATTCTGACTCACTGGTGTAACAGGGCACGGAAATAGAACATTGTTAATGTCATTAGTTCCACttttgcttttcctgctataGAAACTAAAACGTCCGCCATAAAAAGACTGTGGGAGGACTTCTGTATTAGTGCCAATATGATACTTACATTTCAGTATCTTATTTTTAGAAATATCAACATGATTTCTTACAGAAGCTCACATGAGTTCTCAAAGGCCAAATGTCTTAAAAACGAGAAGAAGTAgatgaactttttttaaaattgcaaATCATACGGCTCCTCCtctggactgtgtgtgagtgttataACTGCGTTTGATCGACATCTGTCTGACCTGACTTATTAATTGAGTTGCACCTGTTTGTGTTGGAGAAGTTACAGCTTTCTCATTCTTGTTGGTTCAAGTAGATTGGTGACCTCATGTAATAACAGCAGAGCTCCATCCAATTTAATTACGAGCAGCGGTCTAATCAGCCAGAGTAAGtggaaacacctgtgtgggCCTTAAAGTCAGCAACTATTGATTAAATACCAACACTAATCTATTTATATGCAGGCTACATGAAGAGAAAAGGCTTTTTGAATTCCTGATGTCTCCTTTCATTAGTCATCCTTTAGTCTATTTGTATACATTTGTTTGTGCACTGTAGGAAGAATGTAAATTTCTTTCCTCATTATAATTGCtaatgataaaatgtgtttgtctgtgtgtgtaatcaggAGCAGCGGCGGAGGTTACTTCAGGAGATGTGCGCAAATGACAGTGTGGTGTTTCCTGGCAAAAACCGTTCATTTGATGACATTCCCAACAAGGAGCTGGATCACCTTATTGTGGATGACAGGCATGGCATTATCTACTGCTATGTTCCCAAGGTATGCAAACATCTACATGTTTTTACTGCTTTACTAACATTGATTTATTCTAGAAGAAGTTTAACATGTATACGGCTCTCATAGACCTTCATACTGTAGGATTTCACCTGTTTCTTTCATCTTTATTCGCCTTCATGGCTCCTTCACAGGATATACTTCAAACTTTTACAtgtgctccctcctcctctcaggtgGCGTGCAGTAACTGGAAGCGCATCATGATCGTCCTCAGTGAAAGCCTGCTGAGGGACGGTGTTCCCCAGAGAGACCCGCTGGCCATCCCCAGGGACCTGGtccacaacagcagcatgcacTTTACCTTCAACAAGTTCTGGAAACGTTACGGCAAGTTTGCGAAGCACCTCATGAAGGTCAGTTAAAATACTCTGTTGTGCACTatatggtgatgatgataaggaaatataaaaatggAATACATTGTTTATTAATTGAATGTAGTAATTGCTGTGTTTTGTGGGTAAATGTGCTGCACGGTGAGGCTTTATGCTCGTCAATTGTTGTGAGAGTGACTATATTTTATGTGCTCCTCTCCTGGAACATGCTCTGCTTTTGCTTGATGTGTAATTTGCGACACAATACGAGCTAAATAAAAGCTCCACCACAGTGTCAAACTTGGACCCAGCAGCTCTGAGCTCACTGAgctgttacacacacatacaaacatttttgatgCCAACACATCTCGCAAAGCATCTCGCTGTGATTGCCACCTCAGCACTGATGCATTTTGGTTTTAACCTGCCTCTGCTAGCGTTATCCCATGATATCAGTATCATCTTATTACATCTGCTAGCTTTAATTCACTCTGTGATTCTGTACCTCCCACACAAGgacatgagtttattcatttattttctttttttggtggAACTGCTCCAGACTGTTCTCACCCTCacagttttcagctgtgtcagtgtgtaCTTCTCGTCTTGAAATTACATTTCTTAGTTTTAGAGTCCTCTTTCGTCTTTCATGTTATGTGTTAATACagttttaattgatttttgaagGTGAAGCTGAAGAAGTACACCAAGTTCCTTTTTGTGAGGGACCCCTTTGTGCGCCTCATCTCCGCCTACCGGAATAAATTCGAGCTGCCCAACGAAGACTTCTACCGGCGCTTTGCACAGGTCATGCTGCGCCGCTACGCCAACCAGCCGACGCCTCCTGCCTCGGTGGATGAGGCGTTCAATGTGGGTATCCACCCCTCCTTCTCCCAATTCATCCAGTACCTCCTGGACCCTCAGACTGAGAAGGAGATGCCCTTTAACGAGCACTGGCGGCAAGTGTATCGGCTCTGCCACCCATGCCAGATCCAGTATGACTTTGTGGGCCATCTGGAGACGGCGGAGGAGGACGCCGAGCACCTACTACGCCAGCTGCGGGTGGACAATGTGGTGGAGTTTCCCACCTCTCATAGGAACCTCACGGCCAGCAGCTGGGAGGCTGATTGGTTCAGCACAGTGCCTGTTGAGGCGAGGAGGGAACTCTACAAGCTGTACGAACCTGACTTCAGGCTCTTCGGGTACCACAGACCAGACTCGATCCTCAATGAgtgactcagacacacacacacacacacacacacatgcacacgtacacacggtttttttaatgtcatgaaATAACGCTACACTCCAACAACAGTCACACCTCTATTTGTTGTGGACTTTGCAGATGTGTCGTCCACTCTTATTCTACACTGAATGTGCACATTAataaaggggcaatatgtaagaaatgtgttaaaaactttcaaaaattaactaaaatcatcaacagaatgtgaagaaaataacagttttgacaatatgtcatttattttgttgcagtgaagttagcatgctaaccagttagcgCCAGCCCGTGACGGTTTacagctcctgtgctagcagcgTAAACACTAATACACATCTGGTCCAAGTttgaactgctagctgcacagctaactgagctaaatagTTAATGGCGGTTACAGTCAGAGGCAGTCAgaggttactctggtgatatccTGCACCATATTTGTTTATTGAGTATTGAgtaaatcttacatattgcacctttaaggactGCTCTAAGGAAGCACACTCATGAGATGAAGCCAGGTGATTAATGCCCATTattgtttgactttttaaatcTAAGGTAAAAAGAAGCACACAAGGGAGACAGTTCAGCCGTTGATTTTGCAAACAGCGGGTGTCCTAAGATGCTTCACATTCAGTGTAGTCCTCCACTCTAAACTCCCCGCTGAGTTTGATGTCACGCCCCGTCTGTCATTTCTGGAGCCACATTTGTGTCGTGACTACACAGGCTTCGTAGCAGGATGTTTGAAACCTCGCAGTAGAGATGTCACGGAGCCGTACTCCACACAACCGTTTTGGTTCACACAGATGCATTGGAAATTTGGGCGATTAGTTAAAACAACGTGTTGCTAGATTAGTTTAAGGTGTAGTTGCACTAAAGTGTCAATCGTCATCtaatttatttcacattaaGTGCAAGTGCAATGTTTATGTTAAACATTAAAGGGATTTTTATGTTAAACACATACTAATGACAGCTATCAACATCAGAAACAGGAGGAATTATTTTATACCTCATCAACACACCCAAAAGGGAGACAGTCATatgttacaaaacacacactgcaccacATTAACAACAAACCATACTGCGTCTTCAAACCTGTTACATTTCAGCATGGAGAAGTCCATttacattttagacattttagcAGCTTGCGTTATTCAGCATGATACCACATGTCAGACTGACGCCTCAGCGTATACTGTagaagcacagcagcagctccagtgagCAGCAGACTGAGTATCTGGACATGTCTCGGCTTGTCTTTGAGGCAGAAAACTGGAGTTTGAacattcttttgttttcatctgagcTGGATGTACAGAGGCGAGCATCTGTGTGCTTTTCTAAAGGGAACATATTCTGTATTATTTTTGCTTGAGTTTTATCATCAGCATTTGATCATGTTTGCAGTTATTCACACTGAACTACTTTAGGTAACCCTGGAGACTGCAGCAGTGTTGATGTCTCCCTCTCTCAATATAATGAACATTTTACAAGGGCAGTATTTTCAAGGGACGTAGTATTTTGTAGCAAGGAGCTGAGCACATTACGAGAAGCCAGAAGGAGTGTTTTTCAGTATGTTGCTAAGATACATTACTCCACGTGTTTGGTCAATGCGTGcatattaaaggtccagtgtgaggGATTTAGgggcatctagtggtgagggTGCAGATTGCAACTAACTGAGCA contains:
- the chst12a gene encoding carbohydrate sulfotransferase 12, encoding MGTSRMFRVFVVLGSAFMILLIIIYWDDVGASHLYLHTPVSPGPKIPHPAPAQPRPQTSRTPSFLSDIDAFVNQFLEPGTGEPTDPVPADTSNQSEKAEERYIPRREWKIHLTPVAAELRERQEQRRRLLQEMCANDSVVFPGKNRSFDDIPNKELDHLIVDDRHGIIYCYVPKVACSNWKRIMIVLSESLLRDGVPQRDPLAIPRDLVHNSSMHFTFNKFWKRYGKFAKHLMKVKLKKYTKFLFVRDPFVRLISAYRNKFELPNEDFYRRFAQVMLRRYANQPTPPASVDEAFNVGIHPSFSQFIQYLLDPQTEKEMPFNEHWRQVYRLCHPCQIQYDFVGHLETAEEDAEHLLRQLRVDNVVEFPTSHRNLTASSWEADWFSTVPVEARRELYKLYEPDFRLFGYHRPDSILNE